A region from the Streptosporangium sp. NBC_01756 genome encodes:
- a CDS encoding acyl-CoA carboxylase subunit epsilon, producing the protein MDGDLLRIVSGDPTDEELVALVGVLHLIAAREPEDDGTRVPASGWKPAGYQSPLSWSSTLIR; encoded by the coding sequence ATGGACGGCGACCTGCTCCGGATCGTGTCCGGCGACCCGACGGACGAAGAACTGGTCGCGCTCGTCGGGGTGCTCCACCTCATCGCGGCACGAGAGCCGGAGGACGACGGGACGCGGGTGCCGGCGTCCGGCTGGAAGCCGGCGGGCTACCAGTCCCCTCTCTCCTGGTCCTCCACCCTTATTCGCTGA
- a CDS encoding acyl-CoA carboxylase subunit beta: protein MRDRVTELRLVRESAHQGPDPEATIRQHTKGKLTARERLDILLDVDSFVEVEAFRRHRATGFGLEQRRPHTDGVVAGWGKIYGREVMVYAHDFRMFGGALGEAHAEKIHKVMDMAEAAGVPLISLNDGAGARIQEGVTALAGYGGIFQRNVRVSGVIPQISVMLGPCAGGAAYSPALTDFVFMVQNISQMFITGPDVVRAVTGEDISHDDLGGASVHGTRSGVAGFVHQDEVSCLEDVRYLVSLLPANNRELPPKVPTTDHPGRRNEALLDLVPANPTQSYDMLELIRELVDDGEFFEFHAGWAANLICGLATFDGHVTGIVANQPAYLAGVLDIEASEKGARFIQMCDSFNIPLVSLVDVPGFLPGSDQEHNGIIRHGAKLLYAYCAATVPRIQVIVRKAYGGAYIVMDSRSIGADLSFAWPTNEIAVMGAEGAANIIFRREIAAADDPAEMRARRVEDYRRTLMHPYYAAERGLVDDVIDPCETRITLIRSLGLLRAKHAPAPQRKHGNPPM, encoded by the coding sequence ATGCGTGATCGGGTGACGGAGCTGCGGCTCGTCAGGGAGAGCGCACACCAGGGGCCCGATCCCGAGGCAACGATCAGGCAGCACACCAAGGGCAAACTGACCGCGCGCGAGCGGCTCGACATCCTGCTCGACGTCGACTCGTTCGTGGAGGTGGAGGCGTTCCGGAGGCACCGGGCGACCGGATTCGGCCTGGAGCAGCGCCGTCCGCACACCGACGGGGTCGTGGCCGGATGGGGGAAGATCTACGGGCGTGAGGTCATGGTCTACGCCCATGACTTCCGGATGTTCGGCGGTGCGCTGGGTGAGGCGCACGCCGAGAAGATCCACAAGGTGATGGACATGGCGGAGGCGGCCGGGGTGCCGCTGATCAGTCTCAACGACGGTGCGGGAGCCCGGATCCAGGAGGGCGTCACCGCGCTCGCCGGATATGGCGGGATTTTTCAGCGTAATGTGCGGGTGTCCGGAGTGATCCCGCAGATCAGTGTGATGCTCGGGCCGTGCGCCGGGGGAGCTGCCTACTCCCCGGCCCTCACCGACTTCGTGTTCATGGTGCAGAACATCTCGCAGATGTTCATCACCGGGCCCGACGTGGTCAGGGCGGTGACCGGCGAGGACATCAGCCACGACGACCTGGGCGGCGCCTCGGTGCACGGCACGCGTTCCGGCGTCGCCGGGTTCGTGCACCAGGATGAGGTCTCCTGTCTGGAGGACGTGCGCTACCTGGTCTCGCTGCTGCCCGCCAACAACCGCGAACTGCCCCCGAAGGTGCCGACCACCGACCACCCCGGACGGCGCAACGAGGCGCTGCTCGACCTCGTCCCCGCCAATCCCACGCAGTCCTACGACATGCTGGAGCTCATCAGGGAGCTCGTGGACGACGGGGAGTTCTTCGAGTTCCACGCGGGGTGGGCGGCCAACCTGATCTGTGGGCTGGCCACCTTCGACGGCCATGTGACCGGCATCGTGGCGAACCAGCCGGCATACCTGGCGGGGGTGCTGGACATCGAGGCGTCCGAGAAGGGCGCCCGGTTCATCCAGATGTGTGATTCCTTCAACATCCCGCTCGTCAGCCTCGTCGACGTACCGGGCTTCCTCCCGGGGTCCGACCAGGAGCACAACGGGATCATCAGGCACGGGGCCAAACTGCTCTACGCCTACTGCGCGGCCACCGTACCGCGCATCCAAGTGATCGTGCGCAAGGCGTACGGCGGCGCCTACATCGTGATGGACTCGCGATCGATCGGCGCCGACCTGTCCTTCGCGTGGCCCACGAACGAGATCGCGGTCATGGGCGCCGAGGGAGCAGCCAACATCATCTTCCGCAGGGAGATCGCCGCCGCGGACGACCCCGCGGAGATGCGGGCCAGGCGGGTCGAGGACTACCGGAGGACGCTCATGCATCCCTATTACGCCGCGGAGCGCGGCCTGGTCGACGATGTCATCGATCCGTGCGAGACACGGATCACGCTGATCCGCTCGCTCGGCCTGCTACGGGCCAAGCACGCCCCCGCGCCGCAGCGCAAGCACGGAAACCCCCCGATGTGA
- a CDS encoding helix-turn-helix transcriptional regulator: MGLVERDEALASLEGLLTSAVTGKGRAVLISGTVASGKSELLHSFAEQAIELGALPITATGSRVERDLPMGVLGQLIHDAPLVAEERDRALALLEEGARTVMSGDPRAETLEPVDAQVVHALCTVLLELSERYPLLVVVDDIHLADRASQLCLAYLLRRLRFARIAAVFSHSDNGRYVETFLETELMRQPHCRRVQLALLSEEGVATLAAERVGKEPAARFAAEWHALSGGNPLLVGALIEDYQDFVRASGESPAEPVVGDRYGQAVVSCLQRGEPQTLQVARGLAVLGDPAMLDRLLDGGAAHVSQALHSLTLTGLLRVGCFRHEVARAAVLGDVGVDRRMDLHRRAAELAHESGASPEVIADHLLEGSRIEAPWVVPLLEDAARLVLREGRVDSAVAYLRLAWRECADEQQRMKITTTLMRAEWRINPGAPAGHLADLTDGLQRGSLRGSDAIVLAQALLWHGRFDDAREVLEYLKESGNDGDLETGTELLIARPWLRCTYPPFHAHLRRTLGEKPRPVIASVAADRRLEATLALAGVLVGERNGRLVETAERILRECHLDEMSMGTVESALLALTYGGWSEQAAPWCDFFMAEAGMRHAPSRQARLAAIRAEIALRQGDMPGAEHHARIALEIIPMSSWGVAVGGPLSSLIIAATAMGKNDVVHEHLSHPVPEAIFQSRYGLHYLYARGRYNLATDYPGPALRDFRLCGELMSTWGIDAPGLVPWRVDAAEACLRLGQPEQARRFAEDQLKRCGPATPRVHGMAMRLFAATGEVRHRPMLLRQAADLLQAGGDRYEMAKTLCDLAAAYQELGEFRRARMISSRAEAVAQECQADPLTRVLSRNGDSGGEVVAALSETEGLAAVLSDAERRVAILAASDYTNREIAGKLYLTVSTVEQHLTRTYRKLNITRRADLPSSLDLGGSRSQLNRVDP, encoded by the coding sequence ATGGGCCTGGTCGAAAGAGATGAGGCACTGGCCTCCTTGGAAGGCCTGCTCACCAGCGCGGTGACGGGCAAGGGCAGGGCGGTGCTGATCAGCGGCACGGTCGCGAGCGGCAAGAGCGAGTTGCTGCACTCCTTCGCCGAGCAGGCGATCGAGCTGGGTGCCCTGCCCATCACCGCCACCGGGTCCCGCGTCGAGCGGGACCTGCCGATGGGCGTGCTCGGGCAGCTGATCCACGACGCGCCGCTGGTCGCGGAGGAGCGGGACCGGGCCCTCGCCCTGCTGGAGGAGGGCGCCCGTACGGTCATGTCGGGCGACCCCCGGGCCGAGACCCTGGAACCGGTCGACGCCCAGGTCGTCCACGCGCTGTGCACGGTGCTCCTCGAACTCTCCGAGCGCTATCCGCTGCTGGTCGTCGTGGACGACATCCACCTCGCGGACCGGGCCTCCCAGCTCTGCCTGGCCTACCTGTTGCGGCGGTTGAGGTTCGCCAGGATCGCCGCCGTCTTCAGCCACTCCGACAACGGCCGGTACGTCGAGACGTTCCTTGAGACCGAATTGATGCGCCAGCCCCACTGCCGGCGCGTCCAGCTCGCCCTGCTGTCCGAGGAGGGCGTGGCGACCCTGGCCGCCGAGCGGGTGGGCAAGGAGCCGGCTGCCCGCTTCGCCGCGGAGTGGCACGCGCTGAGCGGGGGAAACCCGCTGCTGGTCGGCGCTCTGATCGAGGACTACCAGGACTTCGTCCGCGCCTCCGGCGAGTCCCCGGCCGAGCCGGTCGTCGGCGACCGGTACGGCCAGGCCGTGGTGTCCTGCCTGCAGCGCGGTGAGCCGCAGACGCTCCAGGTGGCGCGCGGGCTCGCGGTGCTCGGGGATCCCGCCATGCTGGACCGGCTGCTTGACGGCGGGGCCGCCCATGTGTCCCAGGCGCTGCACTCGCTCACCCTGACCGGCCTGCTCAGGGTGGGTTGCTTCCGGCACGAGGTGGCCCGCGCGGCGGTGCTGGGCGATGTCGGCGTGGACAGGCGGATGGACCTGCACCGCAGGGCCGCCGAACTGGCGCACGAGAGCGGGGCCTCTCCCGAGGTGATCGCGGATCACCTGCTGGAGGGGAGCCGGATCGAGGCGCCCTGGGTCGTCCCCCTGCTGGAGGACGCGGCCCGGCTCGTGCTGCGTGAGGGGCGCGTCGACTCCGCGGTGGCCTATCTCCGGCTGGCCTGGCGGGAGTGCGCCGACGAGCAGCAGCGCATGAAGATCACCACAACGCTGATGCGGGCCGAGTGGCGGATCAACCCGGGCGCGCCCGCCGGGCACCTCGCCGACCTCACCGACGGTCTGCAACGAGGCAGCCTGCGGGGGAGCGACGCGATCGTGCTGGCGCAGGCCCTGCTGTGGCACGGCCGTTTCGACGACGCGCGGGAGGTGCTGGAATACCTGAAGGAATCGGGCAACGACGGCGACCTGGAGACCGGGACGGAGCTCCTCATCGCCCGCCCGTGGCTCCGCTGCACCTATCCTCCCTTCCACGCCCACCTCCGCCGGACGCTGGGTGAGAAGCCCCGGCCGGTGATCGCCTCGGTCGCCGCCGACCGTCGGCTGGAGGCCACCCTCGCGCTGGCGGGTGTGCTGGTGGGCGAGCGGAACGGCCGGCTCGTGGAGACGGCCGAGCGGATCCTCCGCGAGTGCCACCTCGACGAGATGTCCATGGGAACGGTGGAGAGCGCGCTGCTGGCGCTCACCTACGGCGGGTGGTCGGAACAGGCCGCCCCCTGGTGCGACTTCTTCATGGCGGAGGCCGGTATGCGGCACGCACCGAGCCGGCAGGCGAGACTCGCCGCCATCCGGGCGGAGATAGCGCTGCGCCAGGGTGACATGCCGGGGGCCGAGCACCACGCGCGCATCGCCCTTGAGATCATCCCGATGAGCAGCTGGGGTGTCGCCGTCGGCGGGCCGCTGAGCAGCCTGATCATCGCGGCGACCGCGATGGGGAAGAACGACGTCGTGCACGAGCACCTCTCCCACCCGGTGCCCGAGGCCATCTTCCAGAGCAGGTACGGCCTGCACTACCTGTACGCCAGGGGCCGCTACAACCTGGCGACCGACTATCCCGGCCCGGCGCTGCGCGACTTCCGGCTCTGCGGCGAGCTGATGAGCACCTGGGGGATCGACGCTCCCGGTCTGGTGCCGTGGCGGGTCGACGCGGCCGAGGCCTGCCTGCGTCTGGGGCAGCCCGAGCAGGCACGCCGGTTCGCGGAGGACCAGCTCAAGCGGTGCGGGCCCGCCACGCCCAGGGTGCACGGCATGGCCATGCGCCTGTTCGCGGCGACCGGTGAGGTACGGCACCGGCCGATGCTGCTCCGCCAGGCGGCCGACCTGCTCCAGGCCGGCGGAGACCGCTATGAGATGGCGAAGACGCTGTGCGACCTCGCCGCGGCCTACCAGGAGCTCGGTGAGTTCAGGCGGGCCAGGATGATCAGCAGCCGGGCCGAGGCCGTCGCCCAGGAATGTCAGGCGGACCCGCTGACCAGGGTGCTCTCCCGCAACGGCGACAGCGGGGGTGAGGTCGTCGCGGCGCTGTCGGAGACGGAGGGCCTGGCCGCCGTGCTGAGCGACGCCGAACGCAGGGTCGCCATCCTCGCGGCCTCCGACTACACCAACCGGGAGATCGCCGGCAAGCTCTATCTCACGGTCAGCACCGTCGAGCAGCACCTCACGCGGACCTACCGCAAGCTCAACATCACCCGCCGCGCGGACCTTCCGTCGAGTCTCGACCTCGGTGGCTCCCGTTCCCAGCTGAACCGGGTCGACCCCTAG
- a CDS encoding 2-isopropylmalate synthase, whose product MQTKRTSAGRYRPFRPIIVTDRSWPDNTITSAPRWLSTDLRDGNQSLAAPMTPERKLAMFELLVGMGYREIEVGFPVASQDDHDFLRVLIEQDRIPDDVRISVLVQARDELIRRTVESLEGAPRATIHLYNATSPLFRRVVFDMSRDECKDLAVRGTQLMMKYAERTLRDCDLGFQYSPELFNDTEADFSLEVCEAVMDVWQPEPGREIILNFPTTVERSLPNVFADQIEWLHRNLSRREHVCLSIHPHNDRGTGVASSELALLAGADRIEGCLFGNGERAGNVCLVTLGLNMLTHGVDPGIDFSDINTVRRVVEDCNGIAVHPRHPYGGDLVHTSFAGSHQDAIKKGFDALERSAAEEGVPVGELPWEMPYLPIDPADLGRTYEAVVRINSQSGKGGVAYIMSAWYGLSLPRDLQVDFAKVVQSRADADGEEITPSRVRRLFEDEYMTDSAVPLPRGEQPVRTSLYVDGGGFDVGAARADSIQSVRSVLTARGFEVRAVHRTGLATGRPGTGRSDVAVYAECVMDGRVFWGAGLEADVEAASVAAVRSAVVRATLARLPVVSAGVAPAGLRAGRSPSEAADSGSIRNRSERNLASYV is encoded by the coding sequence GTGCAGACCAAAAGAACCTCGGCCGGGCGGTACCGCCCGTTCAGACCGATAATCGTCACCGACCGTTCGTGGCCGGACAACACGATCACCTCGGCGCCGCGCTGGCTCTCGACAGACCTTCGCGACGGAAACCAGTCACTGGCCGCCCCGATGACCCCCGAGCGCAAGCTGGCGATGTTCGAGCTGCTCGTGGGCATGGGCTACCGGGAGATAGAGGTCGGGTTCCCTGTCGCGAGCCAGGACGACCACGATTTCCTGCGTGTGCTGATCGAGCAGGACCGCATCCCCGACGACGTGCGGATCTCCGTGCTGGTGCAGGCCCGCGACGAGCTGATCAGGCGCACGGTGGAGAGCCTCGAAGGGGCACCCCGGGCCACGATCCACCTGTACAACGCCACCTCTCCGCTGTTCCGGCGTGTGGTCTTCGACATGAGCAGGGATGAGTGCAAGGATCTCGCCGTGCGCGGCACCCAGCTGATGATGAAGTACGCCGAACGCACCCTCCGGGACTGCGACCTGGGCTTCCAGTATTCTCCCGAGCTGTTCAACGACACCGAGGCGGACTTCTCCCTGGAGGTCTGCGAGGCCGTCATGGACGTCTGGCAGCCGGAGCCGGGCCGCGAGATCATCCTCAACTTCCCGACCACCGTGGAGCGTTCGCTGCCCAACGTCTTCGCCGACCAGATCGAATGGCTGCACCGCAACCTGTCCAGGCGTGAGCACGTCTGCCTGTCCATCCATCCGCACAACGATCGCGGGACCGGCGTCGCGTCCTCGGAGCTGGCACTGCTCGCCGGGGCCGACCGCATCGAGGGATGCCTCTTCGGCAACGGCGAGCGGGCCGGCAACGTCTGCCTGGTCACGCTGGGGCTGAACATGCTGACCCACGGCGTCGACCCCGGCATCGACTTCTCCGACATCAACACGGTCCGCCGGGTGGTGGAGGACTGCAACGGGATCGCCGTCCACCCCCGGCATCCGTACGGCGGCGACCTCGTGCACACCTCCTTCGCCGGCTCGCACCAGGACGCGATCAAGAAGGGCTTCGACGCGCTTGAGCGCAGCGCCGCGGAAGAGGGCGTCCCGGTGGGCGAACTGCCGTGGGAGATGCCCTACCTCCCGATCGACCCCGCCGACCTCGGCCGCACCTACGAGGCCGTCGTGCGGATCAACAGCCAGTCGGGCAAGGGGGGCGTGGCCTACATCATGAGCGCGTGGTACGGCCTGAGCCTGCCGCGCGACCTGCAGGTCGACTTCGCGAAAGTGGTCCAGTCGCGGGCCGACGCCGACGGCGAGGAGATCACCCCGAGCCGGGTCAGGCGGCTCTTCGAGGACGAGTACATGACGGACTCCGCCGTGCCGCTGCCGCGCGGCGAGCAGCCGGTGCGGACCTCGCTGTACGTCGACGGCGGCGGGTTCGACGTCGGCGCGGCACGGGCCGACTCGATCCAGTCCGTCAGGTCGGTGCTCACCGCCAGGGGATTCGAGGTCCGGGCGGTGCACCGTACCGGACTGGCGACGGGCCGGCCCGGCACCGGCCGGTCGGACGTCGCCGTCTACGCGGAGTGCGTGATGGACGGGCGGGTGTTCTGGGGCGCGGGCCTGGAGGCCGACGTCGAGGCGGCCTCGGTGGCGGCGGTGCGCTCCGCCGTGGTCAGGGCGACGCTCGCCCGGCTGCCCGTCGTGTCCGCGGGGGTCGCCCCGGCAGGGCTCCGAGCAGGCCGGAGTCCGTCGGAGGCCGCTGATAGCGGCTCGATAAGAAACCGAAGTGAGCGGAACCTAGCGTCATACGTGTAG
- a CDS encoding hydroxyisourate hydrolase, protein MAITVQALDSVYGRAAAGVRATLEQVDNGHWQATVDAVTDRDGYIKEWGGRQLKRGLYRIVLDSGYYFVGLGLSAAYPEISVVFRIENEVDTYQIQVLLSPHSYSAYLGSSN, encoded by the coding sequence ATGGCTATCACCGTGCAGGCATTGGACAGTGTCTATGGCCGGGCCGCCGCCGGCGTACGGGCGACTCTGGAGCAGGTCGACAACGGACACTGGCAGGCCACGGTCGACGCCGTCACCGACCGTGACGGCTACATCAAGGAGTGGGGCGGCCGGCAGCTCAAGCGTGGTCTCTATCGAATCGTCTTGGACAGTGGTTACTACTTTGTGGGCCTGGGCCTCAGCGCCGCCTACCCCGAGATCAGCGTGGTTTTCCGGATTGAGAACGAGGTCGACACCTACCAGATCCAGGTGCTGCTCTCTCCTCATTCCTATTCGGCCTACCTCGGGTCATCCAATTGA
- a CDS encoding AfsR/SARP family transcriptional regulator has translation MLATLLLDPNRVVTTRRLMEAIYGDDPPSTSRAQVQICISALRKLFAGHGDSDLISTHPQGYSIRVPEEQIDAKRFESLLLAAQLARRTENLAEAVRLYRQALSLWRGPALDGIDSRLVQSAAGRLAEHRITANEDCVQLELDLGRHHEVIAELTELIEAYPLRERLRGQLMTALYRSGRQAEALQVYRQTRQALIEELGIEPNERLQQLEHAILTSDESLGAPAQHTVEVTAAVPKVPGMLPTDIADFTGRSEQIRDLRRHLLRGPEGRTGFAVPIAVIGGKAGIGKTTVAIHVSHSVAAHFPDGQLFADLHADAYRPVSPMQVLERFLRVLGVHGAALPDSLEERAEMYRAQLSGRTMLIVLDNAASESQILPLLPGNPDAAVIITSRSRLAGLAGALHVSVDSFDSEQSVALLSSIAGTERMQSEPDATAALAELCGRLPLALRIAGARLSARPHWSIEQLVERLEDETRRLDELKHGDMAIRASISLTYDSVGEDARRLFRRLAILDCQVFSAWVGAPLLDQTFTDAQDLLDDLADAQLLETTGIGRGVHTQYRFHDLIQVFARERLAAEESVDERNAALSRVLGSLLFLAQSASQREYGADALIHSEISSSALPARLVDQLISAPLAWFERERPLVVSGIRQAAQAGYVDLCWGLAISAVTFFESRVYLDDWRETHQIALVAAQQGDDRRGQAAMLYSMGSLAITEQRFNDARCSFESAVELFSEIGDAQGMAVAIRSIGFLDRLGGDFEEAAANYSQALEIFRDAGNEVAAGYVLHNLAQLRLECDEPAEAKRLLTEALDLSKEGGGRRVEAQVLHRMGHAHLSLNEPDLAAEVFEQALEIVRAIGDSTGEAHTLHGLGIARLRNGDLTGAGTALDHALTLAASSSQRLVEAWVLSGLGEMALLDGDPELAVAHLQQAMTVFHGLHTPLNEARALITLGDAHFAAGDAGAAGEALTRALALTDKIGPPMGDRIRIQVAARLGEEEIAP, from the coding sequence GTGCTGGCCACCCTTCTGCTGGATCCCAACAGGGTCGTCACCACCAGAAGGCTGATGGAGGCGATCTACGGGGACGATCCTCCCTCCACTTCCCGGGCGCAGGTGCAGATCTGCATCAGCGCACTGCGCAAGCTGTTCGCCGGCCACGGCGACAGTGACCTCATCTCCACTCATCCGCAGGGCTACTCCATCCGCGTGCCCGAGGAGCAGATCGACGCCAAGCGCTTCGAGTCGCTCCTCCTGGCGGCCCAGCTCGCCCGCAGGACCGAGAACCTGGCGGAGGCCGTACGGCTCTACCGGCAGGCGCTGTCCCTGTGGCGCGGACCCGCGCTCGACGGCATCGACAGCAGGCTCGTGCAGTCCGCGGCGGGCCGGCTCGCCGAGCACCGCATCACCGCGAACGAGGACTGCGTCCAACTCGAACTCGACCTCGGCAGGCACCATGAGGTGATCGCCGAGCTCACCGAGCTGATCGAGGCCTACCCGCTGCGCGAACGGCTCCGCGGCCAGCTGATGACGGCCCTGTACCGGAGCGGACGGCAGGCCGAGGCCCTGCAGGTCTACCGGCAGACCCGGCAGGCGCTGATCGAGGAGCTGGGGATCGAGCCCAACGAGCGGCTCCAGCAGCTCGAGCACGCCATCCTCACCTCGGACGAGAGCCTCGGCGCGCCGGCGCAGCACACCGTCGAGGTGACCGCCGCCGTGCCGAAGGTGCCGGGCATGCTCCCCACCGACATCGCCGACTTCACCGGACGCTCGGAGCAGATCAGGGACCTGCGCCGGCACCTGCTGCGCGGCCCCGAGGGACGCACCGGCTTCGCCGTGCCCATCGCCGTGATCGGCGGCAAGGCGGGGATCGGCAAGACCACCGTCGCCATCCACGTCTCGCACAGCGTCGCCGCGCACTTCCCCGACGGCCAGCTCTTCGCCGACCTGCACGCGGACGCCTACCGCCCGGTGAGCCCGATGCAGGTGCTCGAACGGTTCCTGCGCGTACTGGGCGTGCACGGCGCCGCGCTACCCGACTCCCTGGAGGAGCGGGCCGAGATGTACCGCGCCCAGCTCTCCGGGCGCACGATGCTGATCGTGCTGGACAACGCGGCCTCGGAGAGCCAGATCCTGCCGCTGCTCCCCGGCAATCCGGACGCCGCCGTCATCATCACCAGCCGCAGCAGGCTCGCCGGGCTCGCCGGCGCGCTCCACGTCAGCGTGGACAGCTTCGACTCCGAGCAGTCGGTGGCCCTCCTCTCCAGCATCGCGGGCACCGAGCGGATGCAGTCGGAGCCCGACGCCACCGCCGCACTGGCCGAGCTCTGCGGGCGCCTGCCGCTCGCGCTGCGCATCGCGGGCGCCCGGCTGTCCGCACGCCCCCACTGGAGCATCGAGCAACTGGTGGAGCGGCTGGAGGACGAGACCCGCCGCCTCGACGAGCTCAAGCACGGCGACATGGCGATCAGAGCCAGCATCTCGCTGACCTACGACAGCGTCGGCGAGGACGCACGGCGGCTGTTCCGCCGGCTCGCGATCCTGGACTGTCAGGTGTTCTCGGCGTGGGTCGGCGCACCGCTGCTGGACCAGACCTTCACCGACGCCCAGGACCTCCTCGACGACCTCGCCGACGCCCAGCTCCTGGAGACCACGGGCATCGGGCGGGGAGTGCACACGCAGTACCGCTTCCACGACCTCATCCAGGTGTTCGCCAGGGAGCGCCTGGCCGCGGAGGAGTCGGTCGACGAGCGCAACGCGGCACTCTCCCGGGTGCTCGGCTCCCTGCTCTTCCTCGCGCAGTCGGCGAGCCAGCGGGAGTACGGCGCGGACGCCCTCATCCACAGCGAGATCTCCTCCAGCGCGCTGCCGGCGCGGCTGGTCGACCAGCTCATCTCCGCACCGCTGGCGTGGTTCGAGCGGGAACGCCCACTGGTCGTCTCCGGCATCCGCCAGGCAGCCCAGGCCGGTTACGTGGACCTCTGCTGGGGCCTCGCCATCTCGGCCGTGACCTTCTTCGAGTCGCGGGTCTACCTCGACGACTGGCGGGAGACCCATCAGATCGCGCTCGTCGCCGCGCAGCAGGGCGACGACAGGCGGGGCCAGGCGGCGATGCTCTACTCCATGGGCTCGCTCGCCATCACCGAGCAGCGCTTCAACGACGCACGCTGCTCCTTCGAGTCGGCCGTCGAACTGTTCAGCGAGATCGGCGACGCCCAGGGGATGGCCGTGGCCATCCGCAGCATCGGGTTCCTCGACCGGCTGGGCGGTGACTTCGAGGAGGCGGCGGCGAACTACAGCCAGGCGCTGGAGATCTTCCGTGACGCCGGGAACGAGGTCGCGGCCGGCTATGTGCTGCACAACCTGGCCCAGCTCAGACTGGAGTGCGACGAACCCGCCGAGGCCAAGCGGTTGCTCACCGAGGCGCTGGACCTCAGCAAAGAGGGCGGCGGCAGGCGGGTCGAGGCACAGGTACTGCACCGGATGGGCCACGCGCATCTCTCACTGAACGAACCGGATCTCGCCGCCGAGGTGTTCGAGCAGGCCCTGGAGATCGTGCGGGCCATCGGGGACTCCACCGGGGAGGCGCACACGCTCCACGGGCTGGGCATCGCCCGGCTGCGGAACGGCGACCTCACCGGGGCGGGCACCGCACTGGACCATGCCCTCACCCTGGCGGCCAGCTCCAGCCAGCGCCTCGTCGAGGCATGGGTGTTGAGCGGGCTCGGCGAGATGGCCCTCCTGGACGGTGACCCGGAGCTGGCCGTGGCCCACCTCCAGCAGGCGATGACGGTCTTCCACGGACTGCACACGCCGCTGAACGAGGCGCGCGCGCTGATAACGCTCGGCGACGCGCACTTCGCCGCGGGTGACGCCGGGGCGGCGGGTGAGGCACTGACCAGGGCACTCGCCCTCACCGACAAGATCGGCCCACCAATGGGGGACCGGATACGCATACAGGTCGCCGCCAGACTGGGGGAAGAGGAAATCGCGCCCTGA
- a CDS encoding metallophosphoesterase family protein, translating into MTNGQKNGGRLLAVSDLHVAHQENRQIVKDLRPGSEADWLLVAGDVGELASDIEWTLTLLKERFSTVIWTPGNHELWTPPYDSVDLRGEQRYRYLVEMCRRLGVVTPEDDYPVWTGAGGPVTIAPLFLLYDYTFRPPGMSQEEAMKWAHESGVVCTDEYLLHPEPYPHRAAWCHARIRESQRRLAERDTDIPTILVNHWPLTSEPTRVLRYPQFAQWCGTEHTYDWHRRYDALAVVYGHLHIPRTTWQDGVRFEEVSLGYPREWRRWNRTGSPIRSVLPYREIS; encoded by the coding sequence GTGACTAATGGCCAGAAAAACGGCGGAAGGCTGCTCGCAGTCAGTGACCTGCACGTGGCCCACCAGGAGAACCGGCAGATCGTGAAAGACCTCCGGCCCGGGTCGGAGGCCGACTGGCTACTGGTCGCCGGTGACGTCGGCGAACTCGCCTCCGACATCGAGTGGACGCTCACCCTGCTCAAGGAGCGTTTCTCCACTGTGATATGGACGCCGGGCAATCACGAACTCTGGACGCCTCCCTACGATTCCGTCGACCTGCGCGGTGAACAGCGCTACCGATATCTCGTCGAAATGTGCCGGCGGCTCGGAGTCGTCACACCCGAGGACGACTACCCCGTCTGGACGGGAGCGGGCGGCCCGGTGACCATCGCCCCGCTGTTCCTCCTCTACGACTACACCTTCCGTCCTCCCGGCATGTCTCAGGAGGAGGCCATGAAGTGGGCGCACGAGTCGGGTGTCGTCTGCACCGACGAGTATCTCCTCCATCCCGAGCCGTACCCGCACCGGGCGGCCTGGTGTCACGCCCGGATCCGGGAGTCCCAGCGCCGCCTCGCCGAGCGCGACACCGACATCCCCACGATCCTCGTCAACCACTGGCCGTTGACGAGCGAGCCCACCAGGGTGCTGCGCTACCCGCAGTTCGCCCAGTGGTGCGGCACCGAGCACACGTACGACTGGCATCGGCGCTACGACGCGTTGGCCGTGGTCTACGGCCATCTGCACATCCCGCGCACCACATGGCAGGACGGCGTGCGATTCGAAGAAGTCTCCCTCGGCTACCCACGCGAGTGGCGCCGGTGGAACCGGACAGGGTCTCCCATCAGATCCGTGCTGCCCTATCGGGAAATATCATGA